One genomic segment of Rhizobium viscosum includes these proteins:
- the phnF gene encoding phosphonate metabolism transcriptional regulator PhnF, with protein sequence MTVVGNMRESKLAGVALWRRIADEIRLDIVGARLARGQRLPTEAKLAERFSANRHTVRRALAMLAQEGVIRAEQGRGVFVQDARRVFYRIGPRTRFSEGIDGQDRQVRGALMSHAQEHASSEVAKGLDIKPGAPLIRLETMAFVDEAPFSRSTHWFARERFDGIAEAYAARLSITAALQGFGVETYTRHSTRITIRHAEAEEIIQLGLSPGAVLLRAEGIDIDAEGKPIQFLVTRFPGDRVELLV encoded by the coding sequence ATGACAGTTGTAGGCAATATGCGGGAATCCAAGCTGGCGGGCGTAGCGCTGTGGCGGCGGATCGCCGATGAAATACGGCTGGATATCGTCGGCGCCCGGCTGGCGCGCGGGCAACGGCTGCCGACGGAGGCAAAGCTTGCCGAACGCTTTTCGGCAAACCGGCACACGGTGCGCCGGGCGCTGGCGATGCTGGCGCAGGAGGGCGTGATCCGCGCGGAGCAGGGGCGCGGCGTTTTCGTGCAGGACGCGCGGCGGGTGTTTTACCGCATCGGGCCGCGAACGCGGTTTTCCGAAGGGATTGATGGACAGGACCGGCAGGTGCGCGGGGCACTGATGTCGCATGCGCAAGAGCACGCATCTTCCGAGGTCGCCAAGGGTCTTGACATCAAACCCGGAGCGCCACTCATCCGACTGGAGACGATGGCTTTCGTGGATGAGGCGCCGTTTTCACGCAGCACACACTGGTTTGCACGGGAGAGATTTGACGGCATCGCGGAGGCCTATGCCGCGCGCCTGTCGATCACGGCGGCCTTGCAGGGCTTCGGCGTGGAGACTTACACCCGCCATTCGACCCGCATCACTATCAGGCATGCCGAGGCCGAAGAGATTATCCAGCTGGGGCTGTCGCCCGGCGCGGTGCTGCTGAGAGCTGAGGGTATCGATATCGATGCTGAGGGAAAACCGATCCAGTTTCTTGTGACCCGCTTTCCGGGAGACCGGGTGGAGCTTCTTGTCTGA
- a CDS encoding epoxide hydrolase family protein: MKSGQSIETLKVSRRSLLFAGAAAGVAATLASVAAAADPVAAEAPAGEIRAFRANIPEAALADLRRRLAATRWPDGETVRDRSQGVQPERLKALVDEWQSSYDWRKAEQRLNAFPQFVTGIDGVDIHFIHVRSRHENALPLIMTHGWPGSVFELIDVIGPLTDPTAHGGTAGDAFHLVIPSIPGFGFSGKPMEKGWNPQRIAAAWDTLMKRLGYTSYVSQGGDWSAIISDALGRQAPEGLLGIHVNRVERATTFPPDAAQALMSGAPVPDSLSPDEKVIFAEARDFLANGFGYAAIMGTRPETIGYGLADSPVGLAAWLYDKIADWVFTRGDPEQALGRQAILDNITLYWLTNTGPSSGRIYWENVAGGAKLEPVKVPVAVTVFPGEVYRPPRHWLARAYPQLIYYNAAEKGGHFAAWEEPQLFAGEVRAAFRTLRS, from the coding sequence ATGAAATCAGGGCAATCAATCGAGACGTTAAAGGTGTCACGGCGTTCGCTTCTATTTGCGGGCGCGGCGGCCGGGGTTGCGGCGACGCTTGCTTCGGTTGCGGCTGCGGCCGATCCCGTCGCGGCGGAAGCGCCGGCCGGCGAAATCCGGGCGTTCCGGGCCAATATCCCCGAGGCGGCACTTGCCGACCTCAGGCGGCGGCTTGCCGCCACCCGCTGGCCTGACGGGGAAACCGTGCGCGACCGTTCGCAGGGTGTGCAGCCGGAGCGGCTGAAGGCACTCGTGGACGAGTGGCAGTCTTCTTACGACTGGCGCAAGGCGGAGCAGAGGCTGAATGCCTTTCCGCAATTCGTGACGGGGATTGACGGGGTGGATATCCACTTCATCCATGTGCGCTCCCGCCATGAGAACGCCCTGCCGCTGATCATGACGCATGGCTGGCCGGGATCGGTGTTCGAGCTGATCGACGTGATCGGCCCGCTGACCGACCCGACCGCGCATGGCGGTACGGCTGGCGATGCCTTCCATCTGGTGATCCCGTCGATCCCCGGCTTCGGCTTCTCCGGCAAGCCCATGGAAAAGGGCTGGAACCCGCAACGCATCGCGGCCGCCTGGGACACGCTGATGAAACGGCTCGGCTATACGAGCTATGTCTCGCAGGGCGGCGACTGGAGTGCGATCATCAGCGATGCGCTGGGGCGGCAGGCGCCGGAGGGGCTGCTCGGCATTCACGTCAACAGGGTCGAGCGCGCCACTACCTTTCCGCCTGACGCGGCTCAGGCGTTGATGAGCGGGGCGCCGGTGCCCGACAGCCTGTCACCGGACGAGAAGGTGATCTTCGCGGAAGCCCGGGATTTCCTCGCCAATGGCTTTGGTTATGCCGCGATCATGGGAACGCGGCCGGAAACGATCGGCTACGGATTAGCGGATTCTCCCGTGGGGCTTGCGGCCTGGCTCTATGACAAGATTGCCGACTGGGTGTTTACCCGCGGCGATCCGGAGCAGGCGCTCGGCCGTCAGGCCATTCTCGACAATATCACGCTCTATTGGCTGACCAATACCGGGCCTTCGAGCGGGCGCATCTACTGGGAGAATGTCGCTGGAGGCGCAAAACTGGAACCGGTCAAGGTTCCCGTTGCGGTCACGGTCTTTCCCGGCGAGGTCTATCGGCCGCCGCGCCACTGGCTCGCCAGAGCCTACCCGCAGCTGATCTATTACAATGCGGCTGAAAAGGGCGGGCATTTCGCTGCTTGGGAGGAGCCGCAACTCTTCGCCGGGGAGGTCCGGGCCGCGTTCAGGACGTTGCGCTCTTAG
- a CDS encoding low molecular weight protein tyrosine phosphatase family protein, with product MPIKPRNVLFVCSQNKLRSPTAEQVFSTREDIEVSSAGTNNDACNPLDAEQVEWADIIFVMEKAHRGKINRKFRKSLNGKRIICLDIPDDYEFMDPMLVSLLERKVPRYL from the coding sequence ATGCCGATCAAACCTCGAAACGTGCTGTTTGTCTGCAGCCAGAACAAGCTCAGAAGCCCGACTGCCGAACAGGTGTTTTCTACACGGGAGGACATCGAGGTATCGTCGGCGGGGACAAACAACGATGCCTGCAATCCGCTCGATGCCGAACAGGTGGAGTGGGCCGACATCATCTTTGTGATGGAGAAAGCGCATCGTGGCAAAATCAACCGCAAATTCCGCAAGTCGCTGAACGGCAAGCGCATTATCTGCCTCGACATTCCCGATGACTACGAATTCATGGATCCGATGCTGGTCAGCCTATTGGAGCGCAAGGTTCCCAGATATCTGTGA
- a CDS encoding alpha/beta fold hydrolase, giving the protein MLTSSLGSLLMAAAITGATLTPVSAGTPETAEPEIGTIAIGDDITLRRLVVHNAAPKGTVLFLHGFPETSVVWGDIATALGDEFEVHAFDWPGYGLSSRPAAENFSYSPRDYAAVLKAYIDKSGIDRSKLTIYAADIGALPALLLALDEPDIAQRIIVGDFAPFNRPAYMHERLQNLKSEPAASLTRAVMNQTSDEILQNVYRRGLAEDKQFDLAAGVKKDMVAGWSHGALTSADAFYHYYAAFTRDQDWLEANLGKLRTPVKVIWGEKDVYIDSRMGAEFAERTGATLDILPGIGHYPHLQAPERVVAEIRALPD; this is encoded by the coding sequence ATGCTGACATCCTCACTTGGATCATTGCTCATGGCCGCCGCAATCACCGGCGCGACACTCACCCCCGTAAGCGCCGGCACGCCTGAAACCGCAGAGCCTGAAATCGGCACCATTGCCATCGGCGACGACATCACCCTGCGGCGACTGGTCGTACACAACGCGGCGCCGAAGGGCACCGTGCTCTTCCTGCACGGCTTTCCCGAAACCTCTGTCGTCTGGGGCGACATCGCAACCGCGCTCGGCGATGAATTCGAGGTGCATGCCTTCGACTGGCCGGGATACGGCCTGTCATCACGACCCGCAGCCGAAAACTTCTCCTATTCGCCGCGTGACTATGCCGCCGTGCTGAAGGCCTATATCGACAAATCAGGTATCGACCGCTCGAAGCTGACGATCTACGCCGCCGATATCGGCGCCCTGCCTGCCCTGCTCCTGGCACTCGACGAGCCGGATATCGCGCAGCGCATCATCGTCGGCGACTTCGCCCCCTTCAACCGGCCGGCCTATATGCATGAGCGCCTGCAGAATCTGAAGAGCGAGCCGGCGGCTTCCCTTACTCGCGCCGTCATGAACCAGACGAGCGACGAGATCCTTCAAAACGTCTACAGGCGCGGTCTGGCAGAGGACAAGCAGTTCGATCTCGCCGCCGGCGTGAAGAAAGACATGGTCGCAGGCTGGAGCCACGGCGCCCTCACCTCCGCCGATGCCTTCTACCATTATTACGCGGCCTTCACCCGCGATCAGGATTGGCTGGAAGCAAACCTCGGCAAGCTCAGGACGCCGGTAAAGGTGATCTGGGGCGAAAAGGACGTCTACATCGACAGCCGGATGGGCGCAGAATTTGCCGAAAGGACCGGTGCGACACTCGATATCCTGCCCGGCATTGGCCACTATCCGCATCTGCAGGCGCCGGAACGGGTCGTCGCCGAAATCCGCGCCCTACCGGATTGA
- a CDS encoding VOC family protein, with protein MNDMTVNLKSAEPQRVRGLPGHSTVGTNNLEAAAEFYDKLMAVFGIGRFLVQPGRAVYYGERTLEFGVIKPFDGRPANVGNGGMVAFEARSRAQVREAHATALEAGGSDEGAPGPRGENGEGPYCAYFRDPEGNKFLVYRAGPDEA; from the coding sequence ATGAACGATATGACCGTAAATCTGAAAAGTGCCGAGCCTCAAAGAGTGCGCGGCCTGCCGGGGCATTCGACCGTCGGCACCAACAATCTCGAGGCTGCGGCCGAATTCTACGACAAGCTAATGGCCGTCTTCGGCATTGGCCGGTTTCTGGTCCAGCCCGGCAGGGCGGTCTATTACGGCGAGCGCACGCTGGAATTCGGCGTGATAAAGCCCTTCGACGGCCGGCCGGCCAATGTCGGCAATGGCGGCATGGTGGCTTTCGAGGCACGCTCCCGCGCTCAGGTGCGCGAAGCCCATGCAACGGCGCTGGAGGCAGGCGGTTCGGACGAGGGCGCGCCGGGGCCGCGCGGGGAGAACGGCGAGGGGCCTTACTGCGCCTATTTCCGCGACCCCGAGGGCAACAAGTTCCTGGTCTACCGCGCAGGACCCGACGAAGCCTGA
- a CDS encoding alpha-D-ribose 1-methylphosphonate 5-phosphate C-P-lyase PhnJ has translation MNANELYNFGYLDEQTKRMVRRSILKAIAIPGYQVPFASREMPMPCGWGTGGVQLTASIIGPDDVLKVIDQGADDTTNAVSIRSFFAKVAEVGTTTHLSEASIIQTRHRIPEQPLREDQILVYQVPIPEPLQRFEPKETETRKMHANADYGLMHVKLYEDVTRHGRITINRDYPVMVEGRYLMSPTPIPTFDNPRLHRMPALQLFGSGTMKRIYAIPPYSQVESIDFQDHAFRIQEFSESCALCGKTSVYLDEMIMDNSGGRMFVCSDTDNCESNRYPE, from the coding sequence ATGAACGCGAACGAGCTTTACAATTTCGGTTATCTCGACGAGCAGACGAAAAGGATGGTCCGCCGCTCCATCCTGAAGGCGATCGCCATTCCCGGCTACCAGGTGCCCTTTGCGTCGAGGGAAATGCCGATGCCTTGCGGCTGGGGAACGGGCGGCGTGCAACTGACCGCCTCCATCATCGGCCCCGATGACGTGCTGAAGGTCATCGACCAGGGTGCCGACGACACCACGAACGCCGTCTCCATCCGCAGCTTCTTCGCCAAGGTCGCCGAAGTCGGAACCACGACGCATCTCTCCGAAGCCTCGATCATCCAGACCCGTCACCGCATCCCCGAACAGCCACTGCGGGAGGATCAGATCCTCGTCTATCAGGTGCCGATCCCCGAACCGTTGCAGCGTTTCGAGCCGAAGGAGACCGAAACGCGGAAGATGCATGCCAATGCCGATTACGGGCTGATGCATGTCAAGCTCTACGAGGATGTCACGCGGCACGGGCGGATCACCATCAACCGCGACTACCCCGTCATGGTCGAAGGCCGCTACCTCATGTCCCCAACCCCGATCCCTACCTTCGACAATCCCCGCCTCCACAGGATGCCGGCCCTGCAGCTCTTCGGCTCCGGCACGATGAAACGCATCTACGCCATCCCGCCCTACTCGCAGGTGGAAAGTATCGATTTCCAGGATCACGCATTTCGGATTCAGGAGTTTTCGGAGTCATGCGCGCTTTGCGGCAAGACCAGCGTCTATCTCGACGAGATGATCATGGATAATAGCGGCGGGCGCATGTTCGTCTGTTCGGATACGGATAATTGCGAGAGCAACCGGTACCCTGAATGA
- a CDS encoding BufA1 family periplasmic bufferin-type metallophore, whose amino-acid sequence MLKTSISTALLAGAITSALATMAGAAPLTKAEAAAATAAHKEKCYGVALKGQNDCAAGPGTTCQGTSVKDFQGNSWKFVQGGTCASLDIPGGRHGSLKPLTRDI is encoded by the coding sequence ATGTTGAAGACTTCCATCAGCACCGCCCTTCTTGCCGGCGCAATCACGTCAGCTCTTGCCACGATGGCCGGCGCCGCCCCACTGACCAAGGCTGAAGCTGCTGCTGCGACCGCCGCCCACAAGGAGAAGTGCTACGGCGTTGCGCTCAAGGGCCAGAACGATTGCGCCGCCGGCCCGGGCACGACCTGCCAGGGAACTTCGGTGAAGGACTTCCAGGGCAATTCGTGGAAATTCGTCCAGGGCGGCACCTGCGCCTCGCTCGATATTCCAGGCGGCCGTCATGGCTCGCTGAAGCCGCTGACGCGCGACATCTAA
- a CDS encoding LysR family transcriptional regulator: protein MDRLDAMRVLLAVVDAGSLSAGSKRLNAPLPSVSRKVAELERSLGASLVIRTSRKLQLTDAGRDYVEAARKIIAELEEAERRASGEYQRPRGTLTITMPVEFGNRYVLPIALGFLAEHPEVSLNLLSLDRTVHLVNEQVDIAIRLGALADSSLYAVKVAEFRVLTCASPDYLRRCGCPQHPGDLPDHDGIIFNSRTFFWTFDIHGRPVEVVPRHRIEVNTAANCVAAAVAGAGIARLFDYQIPSELASGALVPVLDDYAGAPQPIHIVYSRQGFLALKVRSFIDWTLPRLREACRSYGSIR from the coding sequence ATGGATCGGCTGGATGCCATGCGCGTGTTGCTTGCCGTTGTCGATGCCGGCAGTCTGTCGGCGGGCAGCAAGCGGCTGAATGCGCCGCTGCCGAGCGTCAGCCGCAAGGTGGCCGAGCTGGAGCGGTCGCTCGGTGCCAGCCTCGTCATCCGCACCAGCCGGAAGCTGCAGCTCACTGATGCCGGGCGCGACTATGTGGAGGCGGCGCGCAAGATTATTGCGGAACTCGAGGAGGCCGAGCGCCGGGCCTCCGGCGAATATCAGCGGCCGCGGGGGACGTTGACGATCACCATGCCGGTGGAATTCGGCAATCGCTACGTGCTGCCGATCGCGCTCGGTTTTCTGGCGGAGCATCCGGAGGTTTCGCTGAATCTGCTGTCGCTTGATCGCACCGTTCATCTCGTCAACGAGCAGGTGGATATCGCCATCCGGCTGGGAGCGTTGGCGGATAGTTCGCTCTATGCTGTCAAGGTTGCCGAGTTTCGGGTTCTGACCTGCGCGAGCCCAGACTATCTCAGGCGCTGCGGATGTCCGCAGCATCCGGGCGATCTGCCCGATCATGACGGGATCATCTTCAACAGCAGGACCTTCTTCTGGACCTTCGATATCCATGGCCGGCCGGTGGAAGTAGTGCCGCGCCATCGCATCGAGGTGAATACGGCGGCGAACTGCGTTGCCGCCGCCGTCGCTGGAGCCGGCATCGCCAGGCTCTTCGACTACCAGATCCCCAGCGAACTTGCTTCCGGGGCTCTCGTGCCTGTTCTCGATGATTATGCCGGTGCGCCGCAGCCGATCCATATCGTCTATTCGCGCCAGGGCTTTCTGGCGCTCAAGGTGCGTTCCTTCATCGACTGGACGCTGCCGCGGCTGCGGGAAGCCTGCCGCAGCTATGGCTCAATCCGGTAG